GGCTGACCTGCTGTGGGTCAGGCCTCTGCACACTTCCCATAACCCTTGCATCTGCCACTCAGGGATATGCAATCAGCAGGTGTCATCACCTCCAGCCAAGGCGTGGCGGGGAAAGAGGACTGGacatgggaagggggtggggcacagagaggagaggggcccTGATTCCTGAATAAACAAAGGACTACTCAGTGTGAAAGTAGGGCCTGACCCTAGATCctgcctccaacacacacacacacacacacacacacacacacacacacacacactcacacacctaaTGAACTGCTGTTCTGTCCCCTGCAGATATCTCCTTCCCCACCTGGACCCCACCCCCTGAAATCAAGAGCCAGGTGAGTGACTCCAGCCGGGACCAGAAGGCAAGGTCCCTCCACTCAGCCCACCATCCACCCATCTCCCCACGCtcccctacccatgcatgaagcTCTCTAAGGCCTCATCTCCTTTCCCCAGAATCTCTCTCGCTTCTTTGAAAGAGTCCAGGACCTACTCAGAGACTTCAAGTCTGCTCCAGCCCAGGACACCATCCAGGTAAGGACAGGACCcaggggaggcaggtggaggcGTCCCATAGAGACCCGAGGAAGCCTTGGTCTGGAAGGAGACCGACCCCAACACAATGGCGCCCTGCTCTGAGGCCCCGCTGtcccagggtgggtgggaagagcagACCAAGTATTTGTACTCACTGGTAGACCCACATACACCTACTAACACCTTTCCTCTTGTTCTGGTCACTGAGCTTGCATTGTCCTTGGTAGTCATGACCAGGGGTTGACCAGTGGCGGATTGCACTAGCAAAGACCCAGGGAATCCCATTCGGTACCACCTTTGTCCCCAAATAGACAGGCTCTAGGGTCTGTTCTCAGAAGCTGAGTGGGCAGGGTCTTCCTGAAGCTTCTCTGGCACAAGATCCACTGGTTCTGTGTCCCCATCCCACCAGGGCATCATACAGGAGGTGGATAATCTCCTGGCGACCCCTGGGGACCTGCTTACTCTGCCTCCTTCAGAGCGGTACTCTGTGGCCACTAGCCTGCTCACTGGCCAGGAGCAGGTCCTGAGAGAGCTGAGCAAGGCCTTGTCCAATGGGACCCCGATCTTCAGGCCAACTGCAGGAACAGGCAAGTAACCCCGCCTGCCCCCAGTCTCTGCTCTGTCTGCTCCTCACCTCATTCCTCTTCCCATCGCACTAGAGCTGAGTGATCACACTTGTACCTCCTTGTTACTCTCGTAaacatctacttatataaaaaccatgggtggtgtcaGATGAACAGCCGTGACtgagcggaaggaagtcagtcctacaggggttgccttggcaatggctgcaccctcccacAAGCTGTTTCCAGGAGCTGTTTCCTATAAGGGccgagtttgaggcaggaacccgccctgagAGCGTGGaagcagatctttctaaagtgtgccggTGCCAGcacggggtgaacctgagtggggtggctgaaaggcttagaaaagacaaacAAGACAAGAGATGAAAGCCGgttctcggtgggacgctgcttctctgagagacagcgaccacgcccatagccatgcctttattttatagcagatgctatgaggcaaagtaagggcgggaccaagatgtttacaaacattctcatgggtttcaatcctactcaactacatgcacctgaactctatcaagcccacatcactcaggactataggttcaagcttacactacagctgttggctataattgtgctgggagggccctgcactccaagctgggacttgcatgtggcaatgagaggactatGCCCTCTCATCAGTACAAGGCTTGGACCTATctaaaacactgtagcggctccccacaataaagttttaattctgtttctttgttactaatgttgtggccccaccccataacaaataaacaaaggaaaatttccccatcaaatttctgaatagtattactccttcgggaatgccctgtcataaattaaaattgaaagtaggtgcaatcatcatgctattgagaaatctcaatagtaaatggggtctttgtaatggtaccagattaattaacaaaagattacgacctaacattatcaaagctgaagtattaacaggatctgcagagagagaggctgttctgattccaagaattaatttgtccccatctgacactggcctcccatttaaattgatttgacaacggtttcccgtgatgccagcatttgtgatgactattaataaatcacaaggacaaactctagacagagtagacatgttcctacctgaacccgttttcgcacatggtcagttatatgttgctttctctcgagtttgaagagcatctGATGTTatagttaaagttctaagtacttcatcacaagggaaattagtcaagcactctgaaagtgttttcactcttaatgtggtgtacaaggaaatattagaataagtttaatcactttatcagtcattgtttgcatcactgttgtttttatatcatttttgttattttcttatcatgtttttgtcttttttatatcattcctctgttgttgttatatccttttgttactgtttatttattaataaatttatatattattttcatatacattttactattttcctttcatctctcacacttctattatagagaaagggcaaatagcaatattaaaatatctctgctacttaattcccttttttaaaaaaatgtattttattgattttttacagagaggaagggagagggatagagagttagaaacatcgatgagagagaaacatcaatcagctgcctccggcacactccccactggggatgtgcccgcaaccaaggtacatacccttgaccagaatcgaacctgggacccttgagtctgcaggccaatgctctatccactgagccaaactggttagggcaattaattcccttttaatgtgcacaaatttcgtgcactgggctactagtattaagataaaagattaaaagaaaatttaaaaaaattatcaatacTACACATTTTCATTGTAATATAAATTATCAGCAGATgaaataattatcctatataataaagaggtaatatgcatattaaccatcatgcccttgcacaagatggccgcccccacctcatcacaagatggctgccataagatggccaacagggaagggcagttgggggcaaccaggccagaaggggagggcagttgagggcaaccagggctgcagaggagggagggcagttgggggggaccaggcctgcagcagaaggcagtcaggggtgaccgtgccagcaggggatggcagttgggggcaatcaggctggcagaggagggcagttgggggccatcgggcaggcaggggagggcagttgggagccataaGGCCAGCAGGAGatcagttaggtgtcaatcaggctggcagggaagcagttactgggtaatcaggcaggcaggcaggtgagtggttacgagccagcagtcccggattgtgagagggatgtctgactgccggtttagacctgatcccacaggtagtcagacatcccccaaggggtcccagattggagagggtgcaggctgggctgagggattcccccacccgctgcaagaatttcatgcactaggcctctagtaataaataaattaagataaaatagaaatggcctcaaaagaaaacaaattattaaattTGGAGGAATGCAATTTAATATTATCTGATATTTAAGAGATTTCTTTTTTGAAGTGAgtttcacataacataaaatccaCCATTTTAatcaaagtgtacaattcagttgCATTTAATACATTCAGAGTTGTACAGCCATcacctctatttcttttcttcataatatgtttttgttgatttcagagagaggtagagggaggagagagagatagaaacatcaatgatgagataaaccaaagaacctatatacttatatgcatagcccatgagggtaggagctgggaggagggggataaaggaggggaaaatgggagatatctgtaatactctcaaaaataaaaaatatatattttaaaaaaagatatattagccctagctggttacgctcagtggatagagtgttggcctgtggactgaagggttccaggtttgattccagtcaaggggacatgcctggattgtgaacttgatccccaatgagggtcatgcaggaggcagccaatcaatgattctctctcatggttgatgtttctgactctctctccctctcttttcctctctgaaatcaataaaaatatattttaaaaatatatatgtattttaatagtggctgtctcctgcacaccccctactggggatagagccagaaagctaggcatgtgccctgatctggaatccatctgtgacctcttggttcatgggttgatgttcaaccactgagccacaccagccaggccatcaCCTCTATTTCTAACGTGTTTTTATCACCCCTGAAGTGAACACTGTACCCACTAAGCCGTTACTTctcatttctccctcccccagaaagcatttatctgttttctgtctctatgaattagCCGATTCTGTACATTTTACGTAAATAGAATCACACAATACATGACCTTATAGTCTAGCTTCTTTCACCTAGCATAGTTTTCAAGATCATCCACATAGTAGCATATATCATATGGTTGAATTctattccattgcatgtatacaccaccttttgtttatccatttacccaTATGGACATTGGATTGTTGCCACCCTTTGACTATTGCGAATAGTTACTATGATATTGGTGTGTAAGTTACTGTTTGAATAACTGTTTCAGTTCTTTGGGCCCATatgtaggagtggaattgctgagcgATATGCTAATTATATGTTCAATATTTCGGagccaccaaactgttttccaaaatggctgtgTCCCTCACCCCCAGCAATGTGCAAGTGTTTTATTCTTTACATGCCCAGCAAAACGTCTTACTtccattttgttttggttttagcaAAGCCTTTCTAGTGTGTCAGGTGACATCTCattaggccaagcatgtcaaactcacggcccacaggccacaagtggcccacaacaaatatttttgcagcccagccaatatagtTGTATATAAGATTACAACGTTTCGCTAaagactgattactataatcatgttgcattcatttcccttacgcgccttgcatgcaggtgcaccatttctctccactaataccagcaccaaatattttagcagctgattgccaagtcattagtcttggactcacttgtttggtgtgtgcaacaggaaatatttcactttcagagaacaagaaaaacaggtttatttACATTACGcctattaatttgtgcagttattcagtgtctggtaagttaatgtttgaggaaaatattaatttttattaaattgttctattactttatgttaatgattactcatttattacagccctttgtattcagcatgtcccTATCAAAATCAAGTGgtagtgaaaataaatgaaaaattggtGACAAACATCAAAATTTCCAAGAAAAGTGAgaattggaatattttttctctggaGTAAAAATAATCTGCTTGATATGTAATAATGCTATTATAcattgaaaattgaagcttttgttttttggctttttttgcagcccacataaacttaaaccttgtttatttggcccgtgttagcctttgagtttgacatgtttccATTAGGGTTTTgattgcattttcctaataacaAGTGATATTTAATATCTTTTCAAGTGATTGTTGAACATTTGTGTATCTTTTTGGGGTactgtctattcaaatccttttcctattttttaattgggatgtttggctttttgttgttttgttttaagtgttctttatatatttgctaGTAGACCCTTATGAGACATGTGATTTGCTAATGTGTTTTCCCACCCTATAgattcttttcactttcttcatagtctttttactttaataaatagATGCATGAAATTTTGATAAagcccattttatttattcttttcatttgtgGTACATTTTGTGTCATATCTAAGTATTGATTGCCAAATCccaggtcatgaagatttactccTGTGTGTTCTActaacttctatttttattttgtttttaatatttttattgattttattagagcgagagtaagggaaagagttacagaggcagaaacatcgatgagagagaaacattgttgattggctacctcctgcatacacACACCACaggagatagagcctgcaacccaggcatgtgccctgtcccgGAATCAaacaggagggggaggagggtgcctcttggttcctgggtcaatgctcaatcactgaactacAGGGGCTGTGCCTAACTGCTCTATTTTTAGCTCTTTAATGTAGGTCTTTGACCCATTTTGACCcaatttttgtgtattgtgtgaGGTGTGGGTGCATCTTCCTTTTTTCGCTTGTGCAGAGCCAGATGCCCCAGCACCATTTATGGGAGAGACTATTCTTTCCCTCATTGAAGGATTCTGTTGAAAATCGGTTAACCATAAAtaaatgggtttatttctggaatctcAGTTTTATTTTGAGGGTATACATGTCTACTCATATGGCATACCATACTGTTCTGGTTACTgtacaaaataaattttgaaatcagaaagtgtgagttctccaactttgtttttcattttgtttgggcaTTGGGGCCTCTTGCAATACCATATAACTTTTAGGATGAGCTTttccattttttcaaaaaaaaaatatgcttttggaATATTGTtagtattgcattgaatctttagGGCACTTTTAGGAATCTTGCCATGTTTAGAATATTAAACCTTCCAATTCATTATCACAGGATACCTTTCCACTTATTTAgggttttttaatttctttagcaatattttgtagttttcagtggaCAAGTCTTGAGCCTTCTTGGAtaactttattccttttattttgttgaagatttttgctTCTATGTTCATAAGAGTTAATggtctatactttttttttcttttgatgtctTTTCCTAGTTTGGTTTTTAGAGTAATTGTGGCCTCATAAAATTATTCAATgttccttttcattctttctttaggAGTGTACAAGAATTTGTGTTAACTCTTCCTTAAGTGGTTAGTCGAATTCAGGTCTGAACTTTTCATTTAGAAAGTTTTGATTACAGATTCGATCTCCTTACTTGTGACAGGTCTGTTCACACTCTAGTTCTTCAGTTACTTTTATAGTTCATGGGTCTgtgggaatttttttatttcattcaggtTATATAATTTATCCTTTCTCTGATAATCCTTTGAAAATTCagattgatatatatatatatatatatatatatataattcttatgTATACAAAATATGTGTCTTATTATAACATATATATGGCATTATTTGGTATACCTATAATAACATTATAGATAACATTTGGTATATACtgtaacatcctatctaataatagacaaacatggtaattgaccgtaccttcgctatgcctcccattggctaatctgcgtgatatgcaaattaaccgccaacaaatatggtggctaatttgcatactgcaggcagacaCCACTGTtctccctgcctggggctggcagcAGTGCAATCCTGAGCCGCCAGCCTGCCCCAGAGGGGGATCCGGGCCTGCTGTGTgcagggcggggcaggcggggcgGGAGGCAGCCAGATCCCCAGTCGTTGCCTGCCATGTGTGGCCCAGGGCATGGGGCAGTGCAATCCCAAGCAGCCACCTGCTGCAGAGGGGGACCCGGGCCTGCCGTGTGTGGGTTGGGGTTTAAGGGGCTGGCGGCAGCGTGATCTGAGTGAACGCATGACCCAGCGTGTGATACAGGCCTGCCGTGTgcagcccggggcgggggggtggggggtgagcggCAGCGCGATCCCCAGCCACCGCCGGACCCAGCACAGGATCCGGGCCTCCCATCTTCGATCAGGGGAGACAAGGCAGACACTGGGGGATTGGGCGTGCAATCTGCCACcggggaagcgggcctaagccagcagatggttatctcccgaggggtcccagactgtgacagggcacaggttgggctgagggaccccgcccctgccagtgcacaaatttttgtgcactgggcttctagtaatatatataaaaaatatctatacaTTAAAATGGAATTATAGCTAAAAGTGCTGGCACAGTTACTAATCTCACTCCCTTATATAACTCCCACAACTCATAGAACTGTCCCTGGAGGTGAAGAAGCAAGGAGACAAGAATGTCACCCTGAGCATTAATCAGGCAAAGATGCTGGTGAACTGGGATGTGGTGCAGGACTCAGGTGGCTCAGGTAATGACTGAGGTGGAGAGAAGGTCAATGAGGATTTACAGTGGAACTAGTCACCCAAGGATGTaacaaacagaaaattaaatattaaagggAAGTGAAGGCTGTGGAGGGTCAAAGGAGAGAATCCCAGAAGGAAGGGGGCCTTTGAGACAACCCAAGATGTCAACCTTGTCCTTGTCTTGTAGGCCCTGCTGTGGTGGGCCTTGTCTCCTCTCCAGGGATGGGCAAGTTGCTGGTTGGGGCCCACCTGGTCCTGGAAACTGAGGAACACTCAGTTCTGAATGAGACACACAATGGGCTGCTGCAGGAAGTCTCCCCCATCCTGCTCTCAGATGTCATAACAGCCTTTGTGAGCAACAAGGACACTCAGAACCTCAGCTCCCCAGTCACCTTTGTCTTCAAGCATGTAAGTGCTTGTGAAACGAGGCTGTGGGTGTGGAAGAGGCCTGAGTCCTGGACACAGTCTTGGGGTTCAGGGGCTTTCCCATGGGTGCATCATCTCCCCAGGAAAGCCCATCACAAGCAGGATTGGGTCAGCATTTCTGAGCAAGAGAACCACCAACTGACACCTTGCCCTGTTCCTACAGACAGTGACCATGAGGCCAAGGCAGAAGGTGTTCTGTGTCTTCTGGGAGCCTGACCAGAATGGAAGTGGTCATTGGTCTACCAAAGGCTGCTGGATGGTGGCCACTGGAGACACCAGCACCACCTGCCAAtgcagccacctcagcagctttgCCGTCCTCATGGCCCATGATGATGTGCAGGTGAGAACCTTGAGAAGGGACTTTGTTCAATGCTTATTGCTATGTAATAAACTTTCATGCATGTTGcacctaaaaaaaataatttattattctgaaatttatgtgaatcaataaataaacatggTGCATCTGGGTTGTCCTGTCAGGGTCTTACACAAGCATCTCATCTGAGGATTGCTGTCCTCCACTTCCTTCATCATattacatttctgtttttctctctccccgtcCCTCATTTTCTCTCACATATATTTacactaaaattaattttttaagttttccgTATGGATTTAAGATGACTTGaaaaaacaggaaggaaaaattttaatctttaaaacatagtcaggagctctagccagtttggctcagaggatggagCATCAGCATgatgactgaaaggtcccgggtttgattctgatcaaggtcaCAAGCCCagattacaggctcaatccctggtaggggttgtgcaggaggcagctatcaaTGATTGTccctcatccttgatgtttctatctctctctctgtccctcccccttccttgaaatcaatacaaatacattttttaaaataaataataaaaaaatgggctggaaatattaattttaagctACCACCATCATCAGTACTTTTCCTTCTTTGACCAAGGATCTAAATCTGTAAGGAACAGGTGTTGCTGGGATGAGGTAAGTCCAAGGTGGGGAGTTGATCCCTGGACATCGAGTCTCCGGATACAGACTCTGTAACACAGTACCACTTCATGCGGATGGAGGATGATGCTCAACAGGGAACTGTGTTTCTCTGTGACTGTCACATGATAACCTATAAGCTTAGTCATGAAGGAAAATCATGATTTCCAGGGCTTGGTCCTGAATGAGGACTCTCTTATCCCTCAGTGTTTGCAGAATCTGAATGAATCAGTTCAGAACCCCCTAGAATTCTAACAGTGTCCATAAACATCACAAATTTACCTGGCTCCTCCATTCCTAATTTTGTTGAGCCCTCCCCAAACTGAAAAGGTAGAAGGGTCATTAACCCAGATTCGGGGAGTGTGActgctctctcctctttcctgggTCCCAGGATGATGATCCCGCCCTGGCTGTGATCACCTACGTGGGGCTGAGCCTCTCTCTGCTGTGCCTCCTCCTGGCAGCCCTCACCTTCCTGCTGTGCAAAGCCATCCAGAACACCAGCACCTCACTCCACCTGCAGCTCTCTATTTGCCTCTTCCTGGCCCACCTGCTCTTCCTCACGGCCATCGACAGAACTGAGCCTCAGGTACCAACACTGTCCCAAACGCTGCATGCCCTGACCATGGAAGGAGGAGGACAATTGCATTGGACACCTTAATAAAATGACTTTGGGTTTGGGGAAGGTTAGAGGGGTAAGTAGCCAATGTTACATTGACTGACCCAACTAGAAATCACACCTTCTTTTGACAATTCCTTCATATACAGCAGAGTTTTCCCAAATGCCAAGGTATAGGAGAGGTCCTGGGGCTATGCTCCACCCTGACAATCCCACCTGGTGactctcacccctcccccaggtgctGTGCGCCATCATCGCGGGTGCCTTACACTATCTCTACCTGGCCTCCTTCACCTGGATGCTGCTGGAGGGCCTGCACCTCTTCCTCACCGCGCGCAACCTGACGGTGGTCAACTACTCCAGTGTGAGCAGGTTCATGAAGAAGTTCATGCTCCCTGTGGGCTACGGAGTCCCAGCTGTGATTGTGGCCATTTCTGCAGCATCCAGGCCTCACCTTTATGGAACACCTGCTCCGTAAGGGCAAATTCccgtttctttttcttcttccccaggAGCATGGCTTTGTGGAACCAACAGAGCATTCTGATTATGACAGATCATATGAATAGAGACAATAAGTGATGATGCTTAGGGCATCTTTCTGatgcctatataataaaatgctaatatgcaaatcaagcaAACAGTGGGGctaccagtagctatgatgcacactgaccaccagggggcagatgctcaacgcaggagctgcaccctggtgatcaatgagctcccactgacctctcctgcctccatggcagcgctaaggacccctcgggggatgtccgactgacatcttaggggagcaggcctaaaccagcagtcagtcatcttctgaggggtcccagactgtgagtgaccccccctcccccagtgcacaaagattgtgcactgggcctctagtttataataattaaGAAGAATGTCTCTAAAACTCTCCTTGAAATATCAAAGGTGTCATGACAAAGGTGCTTAGGACATCATTATAAACAATTTAATTTCCCTTAAATAGTACAGGTTGTTCTTAATTTATGTTTGGAAAAATATAACTGATTTAAATAATCCTGAACTATAGATTGTCACATAGTTGAGATCTACATGatgcttactctgtgccagacacttttAAACTgtttatttcagagggaaagggagagagagagagagagagagagagagagagagagagagagagagagatcaatgatgagagagaaactaatcattgattggctgcttcctgaggCACTCCCCACACTGCGAATTGAGCCCACAAATGgagaatagaactgtgacctcctaactgggaatcaaaccgtgaccttctcgttataggtcgatgctcaaccactgagccatgctggatgGACTGAGCCAGGCATTTttgtatctcttttttaaaaatatatgtttctattgatttttagagacagaggagggaaagagagagatagaaacaccgatgggctgcctcctgtgtgccccatactggggttggagcccacaacccaggcatgtgtcctgactgagaatcaaaccagcaacctctcagtgcataggatgatgttcaatccactgagccataccagccaggctgtgccaggcattttttaaaccatttttatctCAGTTAACGCAATTCATCTTCACACCAATACTGTGATCTAGACACTGTGATTTGACCCATTTTACACATAAGTCAATCAAGGCacaaaaagtttaaataaatgccCAAAGGggcacagctagtaagtagcagaactgggattcaaatCAAGGGAGTCATTCTCCAGAGCTTGCACTCTTTTATTGTCAGCTTTTTACACTAGGTTTAATGTGTTCAAGGTTCATGATGTTGTAGCAAGCATCATGACCTGTGGGCTATGGGGTCCCATCTGTGATTGGGCCATTTCTGCAGCTTCCAGGCCTCACCTAgaattgttgttgttgctggtattgttgttttgtaaataatattccattatatagatatatcacattttttatCCATCCAACAGATGATAAACATTTTGATTGTTTCCGTTTTTTTACTACGATGAAAAATGctgatataaatatataagtacaaattaaaatatttttaattgtatttattgggatgacattggttaataacattatatatgtt
The sequence above is a segment of the Myotis daubentonii chromosome 5, mMyoDau2.1, whole genome shotgun sequence genome. Coding sequences within it:
- the LOC132234520 gene encoding adhesion G protein-coupled receptor E2-like; protein product: PQLIELSLEVKKQGDKNVTLSINQAKMLVNWDVVQDSGGSGPAVVGLVSSPGMGKLLVGAHLVLETEEHSVLNETHNGLLQEVSPILLSDVITAFVSNKDTQNLSSPVTFVFKHTVTMRPRQKVFCVFWEPDQNGSGHWSTKGCWMVATGDTSTTCQCSHLSSFAVLMAHDDVQDDDPALAVITYVGLSLSLLCLLLAALTFLLCKAIQNTSTSLHLQLSICLFLAHLLFLTAIDRTEPQVLCAIIAGALHYLYLASFTWMLLEGLHLFLTARNLTVVNYSSVSRFMKKFMLPVGYGVPAVIVAISAASRPHLYGTPAPCWLHPEKGFIWGFLGPVCAILFVNLAFFLMTLWILKSKLSSLNSDVSTLKNTRMLTFKAIAQLFILGCTWCLGILQVGPAAHAMAYLFTIINSLQGIFIFLVYCLLSQQVREQYRKCWKGVRKTKTESEQYTLSSGILSDAPKPSVVKDDGTTAEKRKLSQF